The Arthrobacter oryzae DNA window GCCTACGCCTCGATCGAACTGGTCGGCACCGCCGCCGGCGAAACCGAACACCCGGAAAAGATCATGCCCAAGGCCATCAACTCCGTGGTCTTCCGCATCGCCGTGTTCTACGTCGGCTCCGTCATCCTGCTGGCCCTCCTCCTGCCCTATACCTCGTACGAAAAGGGCGTCAGCCCCTTCGTGACCTTCTTCGGCTCCATCGGCATCCAGGGCGTGGACGTCATCATGAACCTCGTGGTCCTCACCGCCGCGCTGTCCTCCCTCAACGCGGGCCTCTATTCCACCGGCCGCATCCTTCGCTCCATGTCCGTGGCCGGCTCCGCCCCCCGGTTCGCCCAGCGCATGAACAAAGCCGGCGTCCCCTACGGCGGCATCGCCATCACCGCCGGAGTGTCCCTCCTCGGCGTCCCACTGAACTACCTCGTCCCCTCCCAGGCTTTTGAGATCGTCCTCAATGTCGCCTCCGTAGGCATCGTCGTCACCTGGGCAACCATCGTCCTCTGCCAGATGCAGCTCAAACGCTGGGCGGACAGGGGCTGGCTGAAACGCCCCTCCTTCCGGATGTTCGGTGCCCCCTACACCGGCTACCTCTCACTCCTGTTCCTCGCCAGCGTCCTCGTGATGGTCTTCATCGATTCCCCGCTCACCCTTTTGGTCACCCTCATCGCCTGCGCCCTCATGGTTGCCGGCTGGTACGCCTGCCGGAAACGGATCCACGAAATCGCCGAGGCACGTGACGGCTACACCGGCGCCGCGCCCGTGGTGGCCAACCCGACTCCCATCCGATAGCTAGTCCCGCGATCGCCCCGGGCGCACCCCGCCAAACCACACCGACCGAAAGCCTGCCATGAACCGACAAGAGCTGCTGAGCCCCCAACCCGACCGGGCGCGCGCGGACAACCAGACGATGGACAGCTGCGAGGACGGCTGCTTCTTCTGCACCGGACCGGAAACCGACTAGGCGCCACCGGCGCCACCGCCCAACATGCACATCCACCCAACCCAAGAAGACAAGTAGTGATGACAACGGAGTCCGCATCCACCATGACAGCAACCGACACACAGCCGATCGACGGCGATACCATCAACCACCTCGCGGCACAGCCCCTTCCTTCGGCTGGCCCGGAGGCCATGGGCGGCCGCGGGGCCCTGAAATCCGCCGGGCACGTGATTGTCGACTCGCTCGTGGCCCATGGGGTGGAGCGCACCTATGTTGTTCCCGGCGAAAGCTTCCTGGACGTACTGGACGGACTGCACGGTTCGGACATCGACACCGTGGTCTGCCGCCACGAGGGCGGCGCGGCCTACATGGCCGAGGCCGACGGCAAAATGAACCAGCGTCCGGGCGTTGCCATGGTCACCCGCGGACCCGGGGCGGCCAACGCCCATGTCGGCCTGCACACGGCCTGGCAGGATTCCACCCCCATGCTGCTCTTCGTGGGGCTCATCCCTTTTGCGCACCGTGACCGCGAGGCGTTCCAGGAATTCGACATCAAGGCCTGGTTCGACACCGGGGCCAAGCGGGTCATGGTGCTTGACCATGCCGAGCGGGCGTCCGAGATTGTTGCCGAAGCCATGTTCGCTGCCATGAGCGGACGGCCGGGACCCGTGGTGGTGGGCCTGCCCGAAGACATCATCCGGCAGCAGGTCGACCCGGCGCTGCACCCCGCCATCCCGGTTGCCACCGGCGGGATGAGCAGCACGGATACCGAAGCCCTCGCCAGCGCCCTTGCACTTTCCAGCAAGCCGCTGTTTGTCACCGGAGGCAACGACTGGACGCAGGAAGCGGCCGGCCAGCTCACCCGCTGGCTCGAAAAGCACCACATCCCGGCCGCCGCTGAATGGCGCACGCAGGGTACCGTCTCCTTCGACTCGCCGTCCTACGTGGGTCCGATTGGCTACGGCCGCCCCCGCCCCACGTACGACCTCCTGGAGGAAACCGACCTGCTCGTTTTCGTTGGGACCGTGCCCGGAGACGTGATCACGGACGGATTCCTCTGCCGGCAGGACTGGAACAAGCAGAACTTCCTGGTCACCATCGACCCCTCGCTGCGGGGCCGCTCAGGCCCCGTCTCGCGGCAGATCGTGGCCAAGCCGGATGCCTTTGTCCGCGATCTGCTGGAGATCAACCTGCCGGTGAAGGAGGAGTGGAAAGCCTGGACGGCCAGGATGCGTGCCGAACAGACGTCCTTTGCCGCCCTGCCCAAGGCCGCGGCGGAAGGTCCCGCGAAGATGGACACCCTGATGGCCAATCTCGTCCCGCGGCTGCCCCAGGACGCCATGGTGACGTTCGGGGCAGGCGAGCACACCAACTGGGCGCACCGGTACTTCCCCACGCGCCGCTACGCCTCCATGATCAGCGCCAGGAACGGCTCCATGGGCTACTCCATCCCTTCGGCCATCGCCGCATCGCTGGCCAGTCCGCAGCGCCGGGTGGTGACCATCGCAGGCGACGGTGAATTCCTGATGAACGGGCAGGAGCTGGCCACCGCCGCCCAGTACGGGGCCACCCCGCTCATCGTCGTGATGGACAACCAGGAGTACGGCACCATCCGCACCCACCAGGAACGGCACTACCCGTCCCGGGTGTCGGGGACACAGCTGAAGAACCCCGACTTCGGCCTGATGGCCAGGGCCTTCGGCGGGTACGGCATCACGGTCACCCGGGACGAGGACGTGCCGGCTGCCCTCGACGCCGCGTTCCAGGCCATCGACCGGGACGGGACGTTTGCCCTCATTCACCTCATCGTGGAGCAGCGCGTGAAGGCGTACTGACCTATCGGCGGGGCACGCCCGCGACCCTGCGGCGGGTGGCGCGGCGGTGGATGACGTACTCGGCCACAACCACGTTGATCACCCAGCCCGCCCCCAGGAGCACCGCACGGGCGGGCGCGTCCGTGGGGCCGATCAGCAGCAGCCACGGGATGCCCACCAACGCCTGCGTTCCCGCGCCGACGGCGATCGCGTAAGCGCGCGTCATCCAGGCACCGTGCCCCACGAAATCCCGCCGCCTGATCGCGTCGAGACCCAGGACGATGCTCACCAGCATGGCCGAGCCGAAGAACAACCGGAGCGGGACGTCGGTGTAGCCGTCCGGGAGTGGATAAAACACCGACATCCACAGTCCGGAAAGCGCCGCGAGCAGACCGGCGGGGATGAGGATGCGCCCGGCGATGCGATGCCAGCCGCGCCTGTCCCGAAGGGCCGGCATGAACTGGAATGCCCCCAGCAGGGAGTACACGGTGACGCTGACAATGTGTGTCACCACCGGGACCGGAGAGGCGAAAAACCGCGCGTTCTGCGGCGTGACCGCCGAACCAGACGTCAGCTCGGCCAGCCGCAGGGCGCCAAAGATCACCGGGATCAGGCTCAGCAGGATGAGGCCGGCGGGCACGGGCCACTGGGGCCGTGCCCGCCGGACGGACGTGGCGGCGGGACTGATGACTTCGGTTGACATGGCGGATCCTTTGCAGGCTTGGTATACGGCGTACACCTCGTGCAACCGACCCTAGGTGTACGCCGTACACTTGTCAAGGGCACCAGCCCTGATCAACGGCCGCTAATGGCCCTGTGATGAGTCTCACGCGCAATGAACCGATATTGGCTTGAGACGCCCCCGCCCCTCTGTGCATCATGGAAAGGACGGTTGAGAACGCGATTTCACAACCGCACCAGCCCTGATTTCGCGCTTCGGCGGAGAGAATGCAGCGGCAAGGAACGACCCAACCTGGTGGACGCAACGAGGCCAAACCAGTGAGCTCGCCGAGCTGCGCAAGGCCTCTGAGCGTTCATGAATAGACCCGTCCCGGGCTCCGCGCCGATGCGAAGCCCACGACCGAATTTCTGAATGAGGCACCGAATAATGACGTTCGAAACCAATCACTCCGTGACCGTAAAAATCTGGGACCGCTCCGCGATCGACCACACGCTGGACGCCCTCGTGCACGACATTTCCTCGAAGGCCAACGCCCACCGGAACGACGTCGCCGTTACCCTCAGCGGTCCGAACACCTTCACGGTGAGCCTGAACCGCAGCGCCGCCCAGGGCGCCGCAGTCTAGGCGTACTAGCCGCGGACATTAGACGCAACAAAACGCCAGCGGACGACGGCGGGAATTCCCGCCGTCGTCCGCTGGCGTTTTCGGCTTGAACCGTCAGCAGCGGTCCGCGTCAGGCGTGGGAGTGCTCGGCGAGCAGGGCATCGATCTGGCCCGCGGCCTCCTTCATGCCTTCCTCCATGCCCATCTTGACCATCTCTTCCATCTGCTCTTCGGAATCGAAGGTGGACATGATGGTCATGCGGGTGCGGCCCCCGATGTCCTCAAGGTCAACAGCGGCATGGGCACTGCCCATGGCATCCACGGGCGCTCCGGTTTCGTCAGCGAAGCCGTCATCAAATTCGAGTTTGCGCGGCGCCTCGATGGTTCTGAATTTCCACCAGCCTCGGGGCTTCTCGCCTTCGGGGGTGGTCATGTAATAGTCGGCCTTCCCGCCGGGCTGGAAGTCGAACCGGTCAAACGTGGCCGGGTAGTTGGGCGGGCCCCACCAGCGCTCAAGCTGGCGCGGGTCCTCCCAGAGCTGCCAGACGCGCTGGACATCGGCGTCAAACTCGGCGATCAGGGTGAAGCTCAGGGCCTCGAGATTCTTGGTGGAACTGATAACGGTCATTGCGGAACCCTTTCCTATCCTTCAGCGAGAATGTCTGCGATCCGCTCGGCACGCTGCCGCCAGATCGCCTCGTACTCATCGAGCAGCCAGCGGGCTTTCTCCAGGCCATCATGGTTTCCCCGCACGATCTGCTCCCTTCCGCGCTTTTCCTTCGCGACCAGGGAAGCGCGCTCCAACACCGCCACATGCTTCTGGACGGCGGCGAAACTCATGGCGTAGAGGGCGGCCAGGCCGGAAACCGAATACTCCCCGACTGTCACCCGGCGCACGATGTCGCGCCG harbors:
- a CDS encoding amino acid permease, giving the protein MSNNPNDEVGQYEADGGHAHASDRLLHAEDKGYHKSLKPRQIQMIAIGGAIGTGLFLGAGGRLNAAGPSLVIAYAVCGFFAFLILRALGELVLHRPSSGSFVSYAREFFGEKAAFVSGWFYWINWATTTIVDITAAALYMNFFGHYIPWMADVPQWAWALIALIVVLCLNLVSVKVFGEMEFWFAIIKVVALVAFLIIGTYFVIFGTPVDGQAVGFSLITDNGGIFPNGILPMIILMQGVLFAYASIELVGTAAGETEHPEKIMPKAINSVVFRIAVFYVGSVILLALLLPYTSYEKGVSPFVTFFGSIGIQGVDVIMNLVVLTAALSSLNAGLYSTGRILRSMSVAGSAPRFAQRMNKAGVPYGGIAITAGVSLLGVPLNYLVPSQAFEIVLNVASVGIVVTWATIVLCQMQLKRWADRGWLKRPSFRMFGAPYTGYLSLLFLASVLVMVFIDSPLTLLVTLIACALMVAGWYACRKRIHEIAEARDGYTGAAPVVANPTPIR
- a CDS encoding thiamine pyrophosphate-dependent enzyme yields the protein MTATDTQPIDGDTINHLAAQPLPSAGPEAMGGRGALKSAGHVIVDSLVAHGVERTYVVPGESFLDVLDGLHGSDIDTVVCRHEGGAAYMAEADGKMNQRPGVAMVTRGPGAANAHVGLHTAWQDSTPMLLFVGLIPFAHRDREAFQEFDIKAWFDTGAKRVMVLDHAERASEIVAEAMFAAMSGRPGPVVVGLPEDIIRQQVDPALHPAIPVATGGMSSTDTEALASALALSSKPLFVTGGNDWTQEAAGQLTRWLEKHHIPAAAEWRTQGTVSFDSPSYVGPIGYGRPRPTYDLLEETDLLVFVGTVPGDVITDGFLCRQDWNKQNFLVTIDPSLRGRSGPVSRQIVAKPDAFVRDLLEINLPVKEEWKAWTARMRAEQTSFAALPKAAAEGPAKMDTLMANLVPRLPQDAMVTFGAGEHTNWAHRYFPTRRYASMISARNGSMGYSIPSAIAASLASPQRRVVTIAGDGEFLMNGQELATAAQYGATPLIVVMDNQEYGTIRTHQERHYPSRVSGTQLKNPDFGLMARAFGGYGITVTRDEDVPAALDAAFQAIDRDGTFALIHLIVEQRVKAY
- a CDS encoding DUF2306 domain-containing protein, which translates into the protein MSTEVISPAATSVRRARPQWPVPAGLILLSLIPVIFGALRLAELTSGSAVTPQNARFFASPVPVVTHIVSVTVYSLLGAFQFMPALRDRRGWHRIAGRILIPAGLLAALSGLWMSVFYPLPDGYTDVPLRLFFGSAMLVSIVLGLDAIRRRDFVGHGAWMTRAYAIAVGAGTQALVGIPWLLLIGPTDAPARAVLLGAGWVINVVVAEYVIHRRATRRRVAGVPRR
- a CDS encoding SRPBCC family protein; protein product: MTVISSTKNLEALSFTLIAEFDADVQRVWQLWEDPRQLERWWGPPNYPATFDRFDFQPGGKADYYMTTPEGEKPRGWWKFRTIEAPRKLEFDDGFADETGAPVDAMGSAHAAVDLEDIGGRTRMTIMSTFDSEEQMEEMVKMGMEEGMKEAAGQIDALLAEHSHA
- a CDS encoding ArsR/SmtB family transcription factor, whose translation is MVVDQMSEAELDRLFQALADATRRDIVRRVTVGEYSVSGLAALYAMSFAAVQKHVAVLERASLVAKEKRGREQIVRGNHDGLEKARWLLDEYEAIWRQRAERIADILAEG